A single genomic interval of Canis lupus dingo isolate Sandy chromosome 6, ASM325472v2, whole genome shotgun sequence harbors:
- the LOC112646271 gene encoding putative olfactory receptor 1F12P: MEGENHTSVSEFILLGLSSQPERQELIFGLFLVMYLVGAAGNLLIILAIGSDSLLHTPMYFFLSNLSLVDFCFISATVPKMLVNIQMQTQSISYGGCLAQIYFCILLANMDNFLLTAMAYDRYVAICHPLHYSTMMSLQICALMLGSSWLIANLHSLLHTALMARLEFCASNIIPYFFCDLIPLLQLSCSNTQLNQLMILLVGGLIVLIPFLSILVSYIRIVSAVLKVPSAQSKQKAFSTCGSHLTVVLLFYGTITGVYLNPSSSHLADKDSLASVMYMVVTPMLNPFIYCLRNKDMKGALRKLFGVKTLSCGL, encoded by the coding sequence ATGGAGGGAGAAAACCACACGAGTGTCTCTGAGTTCATCCTCCTAGGGCTCTCCAGCCAGCCTGAAAGGCAAGAGTTGATCTTTGGGCTCTTCCTTGTCATGTACCTGGTTGGGGCAGCAGGGAACTTGCTCATCATCCTGGCCATTGGCTCTGactccctcctccacacacctatgtacttcttcctcagcaACCTTTCCCTGGTGGATTTCTGCTTCATCTCTGCCACTGTCCCCAAGATGCTTGTGAATATCCAGATGCAGACCCAGTCCATTTCTTATGGCGGCTGCTTAGCCCAGATCTACTTCTGCATTTTGCTTGCCAACATGGACAACTTTCTCCTGACAGCAATGGCTTATGACCGCTACGTGGCCATCTGCCACCCCCTGCACTACTCCACTATGATGAGTCTGCAAATCTGTGCCCTGATGCTGGGAAGCTCCTGGCTCATTGCCAATCTCCACTCTCTGCTACACACTGCCCTCATGGCTCGGCTGGAGTTCTGTGCCAGCAACATCATCCCTTACTTCTTTTGTGACCTCATTCCCCTGCTCCAGCTCTCCTGTTCTAACACCCAGCTCAACCAGCTCATGATTCTGCTGGTGGGGGGCTTGATTGTCCTCATTCCTTTTCTCAGCATTCTTGTGTCCTACATCCGCATTGTGTCTGCTGTGCTCAAAGTCCCATCTGCCCAGAGCAAACAAAAGGCCTTTTCCACTTGTGGCTCTCATCTCACGGTAGTCCTCCTCTTCTATGGGACCATCACAGGGGTCTACCTGAATCCCTCATCCTCCCACTTAGCTGACAAGGATTCACTGGCTTCAGTGATGTATATGGTGGTCACACCCATGCTGAACCCCTTCATCTACTGCCTGAGGAACAAGGACATGAAGGGAGCTCTAAGAAAACTATTTGGAGTGAAGACTTTATCCTGTGGGCTGTGA